Proteins co-encoded in one Paraburkholderia terrae genomic window:
- a CDS encoding XylR family transcriptional regulator: protein MPQRTHRIALLFNANKVYDREIITGIGNYLLSTRVAWDLFLEEDFRARLNGIERFEGDGFIADFDDPAVSEALADSPLPVVAVGGSYEDASKYPANLPYIATDNLQLMSLAYKHLIGAGLQRFALYSLPESPTNRWAQERELAFNTLLQADGMEGDVHRGLPTSAPVWHQASVQLTEWLQSLPKPVGIIAVTDARARQVLQACLISGIPVPEQVAIIGIDNDPLTRSLTRIPLSSVIQGTEEMGRTAAHLLHQMLGGARFAGRRILVPPVGINVCESTKHEPLASPYVMRARHYIRQYACQGIKTEQVADYVGVSRSSLEDYFRRELGCTVHQEILKHKLDVAKQLLAQQDMSSAEVAIRCGFTSLQYMYAVFRRELDCTPREYQERMQAAQSTHNAPSA, encoded by the coding sequence ATGCCCCAGAGAACGCACCGAATTGCACTGCTCTTCAACGCAAACAAAGTCTACGACAGAGAAATCATCACAGGCATCGGCAACTACCTGCTTTCAACGCGAGTAGCCTGGGACCTGTTCCTGGAGGAAGACTTCCGCGCAAGACTAAACGGCATAGAACGTTTCGAAGGCGACGGCTTCATCGCCGACTTCGACGACCCAGCAGTCTCTGAAGCGCTCGCCGATTCCCCCTTACCCGTCGTCGCCGTTGGCGGCTCATACGAAGACGCATCGAAGTACCCAGCGAATCTCCCCTACATAGCGACCGACAACCTGCAACTCATGTCGCTCGCGTATAAACACCTGATCGGCGCAGGCCTGCAACGCTTCGCCCTCTACAGCCTGCCCGAATCCCCGACCAACCGCTGGGCACAAGAACGCGAACTCGCATTCAACACGCTGCTGCAAGCAGATGGAATGGAGGGCGACGTGCATCGCGGCCTACCGACCAGCGCCCCCGTCTGGCACCAGGCCAGCGTGCAACTCACCGAGTGGCTGCAAAGCCTGCCCAAGCCCGTCGGCATCATCGCCGTGACGGACGCACGCGCGCGTCAGGTACTACAGGCATGCCTGATCAGCGGCATCCCTGTGCCCGAACAGGTCGCGATCATCGGCATCGACAACGATCCGCTCACGCGCTCGCTCACCCGCATTCCGCTTTCATCCGTGATTCAGGGCACCGAGGAAATGGGCCGCACAGCTGCGCACCTACTGCATCAGATGCTGGGCGGCGCGCGCTTCGCAGGCCGTCGCATCCTCGTGCCGCCCGTCGGCATCAACGTATGCGAATCGACAAAGCACGAACCGCTCGCAAGCCCTTACGTGATGCGCGCGCGTCACTACATCCGGCAATACGCCTGCCAGGGCATCAAAACGGAACAGGTCGCCGATTACGTCGGCGTGTCGCGTTCGTCGCTCGAAGACTATTTCCGGCGCGAACTCGGCTGCACCGTGCATCAGGAAATCCTCAAGCACAAGCTCGATGTCGCCAAGCAACTGCTCGCCCAGCAGGACATGTCGAGCGCGGAAGTCGCGATCCGCTGCGGCTTCACTTCGTTGCAGTACATGTACGCCGTGTTCCGGCGCGAACTCGACTGCACGCCGCGCGAGTATCAGGAACGCATGCAAGCCGCGCAATCGACTCACAATGCGCCATCCGCATAA